One region of Chitinivorax sp. B genomic DNA includes:
- a CDS encoding nuclear transport factor 2 family protein — protein sequence MQDLLTLLQALETSLHDPTLKGDADYVSRLLHQDFLEFGRSGTSYDKASICASLAAEYLPVTVWAQDFSLKVLGGETALPTCRSTHFAADSTLERHTLRSSIWVRVGQQWQVIFHQGTATPAFEKSTN from the coding sequence ATGCAGGACTTACTGACGTTACTCCAAGCCCTGGAAACATCGCTTCATGATCCAACCCTCAAAGGTGATGCAGATTACGTCAGCCGGCTGTTACACCAAGACTTTCTGGAATTTGGCCGATCCGGTACGTCGTATGACAAAGCAAGCATCTGCGCGAGCCTGGCTGCCGAATACCTACCCGTGACTGTATGGGCTCAAGATTTTTCGCTGAAGGTTCTAGGGGGTGAAACGGCTTTGCCGACCTGCCGATCTACACACTTCGCTGCAGACAGCACGCTTGAGCGGCACACATTGCGAAGTTCGATCTGGGTACGGGTTGGTCAGCAATGGCAAGTGATTTTTCACCAAGGCACGGCTACACCGGCTTTTGAAAAATCAACAAACTGA
- a CDS encoding helix-turn-helix domain-containing protein, translated as MLISDINQTIAVVVFPGISPFHLSVPCMVFGDDLGRLGVPRYQLRVCAPQPGRIPTLAGFDIEVSHDLSAIQGAGTVIVPAWPDPDVTPPDSLLQALRDAHTQGSRVVGLCLGAFVLAEAGLLDGLVASTHWAWCGDFARKYPKVKLDSKALYVDEGHILTSAGTAAAIDCCLHLLRRDCGADVANRVARRMVVAPHRHGGQAQYIEYPVPITEGADTLTIALDWAVSNLHTSLTVDSLADKAAMSRRNFTRRFKQKTGTTVVQWLLNQRLRQAQLLLETSDHSVDRIAELTGFGSTVSLRQHFTRTFVVSPAVYRKQFKINLGR; from the coding sequence ATGCTGATATCAGACATCAATCAGACAATTGCGGTGGTGGTGTTCCCTGGCATCAGCCCATTTCATCTTTCGGTACCGTGCATGGTGTTTGGAGACGATCTGGGCAGACTGGGGGTGCCACGCTATCAATTGCGAGTATGTGCACCGCAGCCGGGCCGTATCCCAACCCTGGCAGGGTTTGATATTGAGGTCTCCCACGATTTGTCTGCTATACAGGGTGCCGGGACAGTCATTGTGCCGGCGTGGCCTGATCCTGATGTGACCCCACCAGATTCGTTGTTACAGGCATTGCGTGATGCTCACACACAGGGCAGTCGGGTGGTTGGCCTATGTCTGGGGGCGTTTGTGTTGGCTGAGGCCGGTTTGCTGGATGGCCTGGTGGCATCGACACATTGGGCTTGGTGTGGTGATTTTGCCCGGAAGTATCCCAAGGTCAAGTTGGATAGCAAGGCGCTGTATGTGGATGAAGGCCATATTCTGACTTCTGCTGGCACAGCAGCAGCGATTGATTGTTGTCTACATCTATTGCGGCGGGATTGTGGTGCAGACGTTGCCAATCGCGTTGCCCGACGCATGGTGGTGGCGCCGCACCGCCATGGTGGCCAGGCGCAGTACATCGAATACCCGGTACCCATCACAGAAGGCGCAGATACCTTGACTATCGCACTGGATTGGGCGGTATCCAATCTGCACACCAGTCTGACGGTGGATTCACTGGCGGATAAGGCTGCCATGAGCCGCCGCAACTTCACCCGCCGCTTCAAGCAGAAGACCGGCACTACGGTCGTTCAATGGCTACTTAACCAGCGCTTGCGCCAAGCACAATTGCTTCTTGAAACCAGCGATCATTCGGTGGATAGGATTGCTGAACTGACGGGCTTTGGTTCAACGGTATCGCTGCGTCAGCATTTCACCCGTACCTTCGTGGTATCGCCTGCGGTGTATCGCAAACAGTTCAAAATCAACTTGGGCAGATGA
- a CDS encoding isochorismatase family protein, producing MSHPTLRAILGATPPNRIVSAQTALLVIDIQKEYYSGRLPIPDGHSVLQHANQLIDWADDHNLPVFQIQHLTPAGSPIFAEDSPTVSFHPALHVKPHHTVLKKTSVSVFPTTDIETRLKNAGIRTLVITGLMTHACVAGATRDANLLGYEVIVASDASATRNIDIEDTQHVAHATLHQATLATLADAFGDVMTTAAILTLPIA from the coding sequence ATGTCACATCCCACCCTTCGCGCCATCCTCGGTGCTACCCCCCCTAACCGTATCGTTTCAGCCCAGACTGCACTGTTGGTAATCGATATCCAGAAGGAGTACTACAGTGGACGTTTGCCAATCCCTGATGGCCACAGTGTGTTACAGCACGCCAACCAACTGATCGATTGGGCCGACGACCACAACCTGCCTGTATTCCAGATTCAACACCTGACACCAGCCGGTTCGCCGATCTTTGCAGAAGACAGTCCGACAGTGAGTTTTCACCCGGCATTGCATGTCAAGCCACATCACACGGTACTGAAAAAGACATCCGTCAGTGTCTTTCCGACCACGGATATCGAAACCCGGCTGAAAAACGCAGGCATACGTACTTTGGTAATTACCGGACTGATGACCCATGCTTGCGTGGCCGGTGCCACCCGTGATGCCAACCTGCTTGGCTATGAGGTGATTGTCGCAAGCGATGCCAGTGCCACACGGAATATCGATATCGAGGATACTCAGCATGTCGCTCATGCAACCTTGCATCAAGCTACACTCGCCACCCTGGCGGATGCATTTGGCGATGTCATGACGACAGCGGCAATCCTCACACTACCCATTGCATGA
- a CDS encoding dicarboxylate/amino acid:cation symporter — protein MNMKKLPTLIGIAMVLGVLVGTLAHNMAPSPEAAKTIAGYFSIFTDVFLRLIKMIIGPLVFATLVAGIAGMGDGKTVGRVGLKAMAWFMAASIASLFLGLIMANVLTPGMGMNLPLPDAHAATDLKTGSLNLKDFITHLVPKSFFEAMATNEILQIVIFSLFTGFALGTIKDGVGKPVLAVVEGLAELMMRVTNYVMLFAPVGVFAAIASVITKQGLSVLTVYAKLVGSLYLSLALLWVILIAGGYFFLRGDVFRLIKTMRAPLMIGFATASSESAYPKVIEQLTRFGVKERISGFVLPLGYSFNLDGSIMYTSFAALFVAQVYGIELSLTQQITMLLVLLVTSKGIAGVPRASLVVVAAVLPMFGLPEAGILLILGIDHIMDMARTVTNVLGNAIATTVVAKSEGAIGPAAAEEVEPVEAVDLPVQTPLGARA, from the coding sequence ATGAACATGAAGAAACTCCCCACCCTCATCGGTATCGCCATGGTGCTTGGCGTGCTGGTCGGCACGCTGGCCCATAACATGGCCCCATCACCTGAGGCGGCTAAAACCATTGCTGGTTACTTCTCGATCTTTACCGATGTCTTCCTGCGCTTGATCAAAATGATCATTGGCCCCCTGGTTTTTGCGACTCTGGTAGCCGGAATCGCCGGTATGGGGGATGGTAAGACCGTTGGCCGGGTTGGCTTGAAGGCCATGGCTTGGTTCATGGCGGCATCCATTGCGTCACTGTTTCTGGGCTTGATCATGGCCAATGTGCTGACACCGGGCATGGGAATGAACCTGCCGTTGCCGGATGCACATGCCGCAACCGACCTGAAGACCGGCTCGCTCAATCTGAAGGATTTCATTACCCACTTGGTGCCAAAGAGCTTCTTTGAAGCAATGGCCACTAACGAGATCCTGCAGATCGTCATCTTCTCGCTGTTTACTGGTTTTGCGCTTGGCACCATCAAGGATGGTGTTGGTAAACCGGTTCTGGCTGTAGTGGAAGGCCTAGCTGAACTGATGATGCGTGTTACCAACTATGTCATGCTGTTCGCGCCGGTTGGTGTGTTTGCGGCGATTGCTTCTGTCATCACCAAGCAAGGCCTGTCGGTACTGACGGTGTATGCCAAGCTGGTCGGCAGTCTGTATCTGTCGTTGGCATTGCTGTGGGTGATTTTGATTGCCGGTGGTTATTTCTTCCTGCGTGGCGACGTGTTCCGCTTGATCAAAACCATGCGTGCACCGTTGATGATCGGCTTCGCCACAGCCAGCAGCGAATCTGCCTACCCCAAGGTGATCGAGCAACTGACCCGCTTTGGTGTGAAAGAGCGTATCTCAGGCTTTGTATTGCCACTGGGTTATTCCTTCAACCTGGATGGCTCGATCATGTATACCTCGTTTGCAGCGCTGTTCGTTGCACAGGTTTACGGTATTGAACTGAGCTTGACTCAGCAAATCACCATGTTGTTGGTGCTGCTGGTAACCAGTAAAGGGATCGCAGGTGTGCCACGTGCTTCGTTGGTGGTGGTTGCCGCGGTACTGCCTATGTTCGGTTTGCCGGAAGCAGGCATTTTGTTGATCCTGGGGATTGATCACATCATGGATATGGCCCGGACCGTGACCAATGTACTGGGCAACGCCATTGCGACTACGGTAGTGGCCAAGAGTGAAGGTGCGATCGGACCGGCTGCTGCCGAAGAAGTCGAGCCGGTTGAGGCCGTTGATCTGCCTGTCCAAACCCCACTGGGCGCACGTGCCTAA